In Aeromicrobium marinum DSM 15272, one genomic interval encodes:
- the uvrC gene encoding excinuclease ABC subunit UvrC — translation MADPATYRPRPGEIPTEPGVYRFRDEGGRVIYVGKAKSLRPRLSSYFADLAGLHERTRRMVTTAASVEWTVVGTEVEALQLEYTWIKEFDPRFNVKYRDDKSYPWLAVTVGEEHPRVQVMRGTQRKGVRYFGPYSHAWAIRDTVDTLLRVFPMRSCSAGVFRRAAAIGRPCLLGDIGKCAAPCVGRVSADEHRAIVDDFMAFMAGQTAGFTARIERRMVEASEAMEYELAAKLRDDLGALEKVLEKQTVVLGDGTDADVLGFEDDPLETAVQIFSVRGGRIRGQRGWVADKAEDVTFADLVERAVMTLYQDADPGAVPREVLVPELPADHEALAQLLGERRGGPVRLRVPQRGDKRQLMETVEQNAKQALMRHRLKRSSDLTTRSLALEEIQAALDLPDAPLRIECFDISNLQGTEIVASMVVFEDGLPKKSEYRRFVVRHEGQSDVAAMHEVVRRRFERLVAARAGLEEGETEGGIDPETGRPRRFAYTPSLVVVDGGPPQVEAARRAMAEVGITDVALCGLAKRLEEVWLPRDEHPVILPRTSEGLYLLQRVRDEAHRFAITHHRGRRSKSMVDSVLDDVAGLGPTRRKALMRQFGSLKRLRAATVEEVAQVPGIGPATAQSIVQAVAAAAPTTAVNTATGEIVED, via the coding sequence GTGGCCGACCCCGCGACCTACCGACCCCGGCCGGGGGAGATCCCCACCGAGCCGGGGGTGTACCGCTTCCGCGACGAGGGCGGCCGGGTGATCTACGTCGGCAAGGCCAAGTCGCTGCGGCCGCGGCTGTCGTCGTACTTCGCCGACCTCGCCGGACTGCACGAGCGCACGCGTCGGATGGTCACGACGGCCGCGTCGGTCGAGTGGACCGTGGTCGGCACCGAGGTCGAGGCGCTCCAGCTGGAGTACACGTGGATCAAGGAGTTCGACCCGCGGTTCAACGTCAAGTACCGCGACGACAAGTCCTACCCCTGGCTCGCCGTGACCGTCGGCGAGGAGCATCCGCGGGTGCAGGTCATGCGGGGCACCCAGCGCAAGGGCGTCCGGTACTTCGGTCCCTACTCGCACGCCTGGGCCATCCGCGACACCGTCGACACGCTCCTGCGGGTCTTCCCGATGCGGTCGTGCTCCGCCGGGGTGTTCCGTCGCGCTGCCGCGATCGGTCGTCCGTGCCTGCTGGGCGACATCGGCAAGTGCGCGGCGCCCTGCGTCGGCCGGGTGTCGGCCGACGAGCACCGGGCGATCGTCGACGACTTCATGGCCTTCATGGCCGGCCAGACGGCGGGGTTCACCGCCCGCATCGAGCGCCGCATGGTCGAGGCGTCGGAGGCGATGGAGTACGAGCTCGCCGCGAAGCTGCGGGACGACCTCGGCGCCCTCGAGAAGGTGCTGGAGAAGCAGACGGTCGTGCTCGGCGACGGCACCGACGCCGACGTCCTGGGCTTCGAGGACGATCCCCTCGAGACGGCCGTGCAGATCTTCTCGGTGCGGGGAGGCCGGATCCGGGGCCAGCGGGGCTGGGTCGCCGACAAGGCCGAGGACGTCACCTTCGCCGACCTGGTCGAGCGAGCGGTCATGACCCTGTACCAGGACGCCGACCCCGGCGCGGTGCCGCGCGAGGTGCTGGTCCCGGAGCTGCCCGCCGACCACGAGGCGCTCGCGCAGCTGCTCGGCGAACGTCGAGGCGGCCCGGTCCGTCTCCGCGTCCCCCAGCGGGGGGACAAGCGTCAGCTGATGGAGACGGTGGAACAGAACGCCAAGCAGGCCCTCATGCGGCACCGGCTCAAGCGCAGCAGCGACCTCACCACGCGGAGCCTCGCCCTGGAGGAGATCCAGGCAGCACTGGACCTGCCCGACGCGCCCCTGCGCATCGAGTGCTTCGACATCTCCAACCTGCAGGGCACCGAGATCGTCGCCTCGATGGTGGTGTTCGAGGACGGGTTGCCCAAGAAGTCGGAGTACCGACGATTCGTCGTGCGTCACGAGGGCCAGAGCGACGTGGCCGCGATGCACGAGGTCGTCCGGCGACGCTTCGAGCGGCTGGTCGCCGCACGGGCGGGTCTGGAGGAGGGCGAGACCGAGGGCGGCATCGACCCCGAGACGGGCCGACCACGCCGGTTCGCCTACACGCCGAGCCTGGTGGTCGTCGACGGCGGACCACCCCAGGTCGAGGCGGCTCGCCGGGCCATGGCCGAGGTCGGCATCACCGACGTGGCCCTGTGCGGGCTGGCCAAGCGCCTGGAGGAGGTCTGGCTGCCGCGCGACGAGCACCCGGTGATCCTGCCGCGCACCAGCGAGGGTCTCTACCTGCTGCAGCGGGTCCGGGACGAGGCCCACCGCTTCGCGATCACCCATCACCGCGGTCGGCGCAGCAAGTCGATGGTCGACTCGGTCCTCGACGACGTCGCCGGACTCGGTCCCACCCGCCGCAAGGCCCTGATGCGGCAGTTCGGATCGTTGAAGCGACTGCGGGCCGCGACGGTCGAGGAGGTCGCGCAGGTACCCGGGATCGGTCCGGCTACGGCACAATCCATCGTGCAGGCCGTGGCCGCCGCCGCGCCGACCACGGCGGTCAACACCGCCACCGGCGAGATCGTGGAGGACTGA